A window of Pedobacter lusitanus contains these coding sequences:
- a CDS encoding ribonuclease HII has product MLLNCFQQEFLEAGCDEAGRGCLAGPVYAAAVILPLDFNAGELNDSKKLTHKQRVALRFIIEKEAVAWAVASVDNHEIDEINILNASFLAMHRAIEQLKVKPEYLSIDGNRFKTYPDIPHSCIVKGDGKYLNIAAASILAKTHRDEYMDNLSAEFPVYQWQQNKGYPTKVHRSAALLHGLTPYHRKTFAISDPEIILVTDNAG; this is encoded by the coding sequence ATGTTATTAAACTGTTTTCAACAAGAATTTTTAGAAGCAGGCTGCGATGAAGCCGGCAGAGGTTGTTTAGCCGGACCTGTTTATGCAGCAGCGGTAATTCTGCCTTTGGATTTTAATGCAGGAGAACTGAACGACTCGAAAAAACTCACACATAAACAGCGGGTAGCTTTAAGATTTATTATCGAAAAGGAAGCAGTAGCCTGGGCTGTTGCATCAGTGGATAACCATGAAATAGACGAGATTAATATTCTGAATGCTTCATTTCTGGCTATGCACAGAGCAATTGAACAGCTGAAGGTTAAACCAGAATATTTAAGTATTGATGGAAACCGTTTTAAAACATATCCGGATATCCCGCATAGCTGCATTGTAAAAGGAGATGGTAAATATCTGAATATTGCTGCCGCCTCTATACTGGCAAAAACGCATCGTGATGAATATATGGACAACCTTTCTGCTGAATTTCCTGTTTATCAGTGGCAGCAAAATAAAGGTTATCCGACTAAAGTACATCGCTCTGCAGCCTTGCTTCACGGGCTTACACCATACCACCGTAAAACTTTTGCAATAAGTGATCCTGAAATAATTCTCGTTACAGATAATGCCGGATAA
- a CDS encoding ABC transporter permease: MNSKDLHSPAQRIWARFRRNKSAVGGLIFILLLLLMGILGYLITPDQTPMANTMHLQLSNKKPGRSFRFLVISHNPEFKKVNFLEKMLYGQEAEFKSIPITGYRIAGNQLFIKEYIGDDEEAAESSIPLPADHHKYLQEHIYQQTFWLGTDGYGRDLLSRLILGIRVSLSVGLLAVLISMSIGLSLGALAGYFGGMTDSVISWLMNVIWSLPSLLLVIAISFALGKGFWQIFIAVGLSTWVDVSRLVRGQVIALKEAEFVEAARALGFPTFRILTRHILPNIAGPVLVIASANFASAILLETGLSFLGFGAQPPMPSWGGMIKENYGYIVMDAAYLAILPGMAIMLTVYAFNLMAIGLSDAFKVKSPGTLV; this comes from the coding sequence ATGAATTCTAAAGACCTTCATAGTCCGGCGCAGAGAATCTGGGCCAGGTTCAGGAGAAATAAATCTGCTGTTGGAGGATTAATATTTATTCTGCTGTTATTGCTCATGGGGATACTGGGTTATCTGATTACACCAGATCAGACGCCAATGGCTAATACCATGCACTTGCAATTGAGCAATAAAAAGCCCGGCAGGTCATTCCGGTTTTTAGTGATCAGTCATAATCCTGAATTTAAAAAGGTGAACTTCCTGGAAAAAATGCTCTACGGACAGGAAGCTGAATTTAAAAGTATTCCAATTACAGGCTACAGGATCGCAGGTAATCAATTATTCATCAAAGAATATATTGGAGATGATGAAGAGGCCGCAGAAAGCAGTATTCCGCTTCCTGCTGATCACCATAAATATCTTCAGGAACATATTTATCAGCAGACCTTCTGGCTGGGTACAGACGGTTATGGAAGAGACCTGTTAAGCCGGTTGATTCTGGGGATTCGTGTCTCTTTGTCTGTGGGTTTACTGGCTGTATTGATTTCAATGAGTATAGGCCTGAGTCTTGGGGCTCTGGCAGGTTATTTTGGCGGGATGACAGATTCGGTCATCAGCTGGCTAATGAATGTAATCTGGTCACTGCCTTCACTTTTACTGGTCATTGCTATCTCTTTTGCCCTGGGAAAAGGTTTCTGGCAGATATTTATTGCCGTAGGTTTATCCACCTGGGTGGATGTATCGAGGTTAGTCAGAGGACAGGTGATTGCATTGAAAGAGGCTGAATTTGTAGAGGCAGCACGGGCCCTGGGTTTTCCAACCTTCCGTATTCTTACCCGGCACATCCTGCCTAATATTGCCGGCCCGGTGCTGGTAATTGCTTCGGCCAATTTTGCTTCCGCTATCCTGCTTGAAACCGGACTGAGTTTTCTGGGTTTTGGTGCTCAGCCGCCCATGCCGAGCTGGGGAGGGATGATTAAAGAAAACTACGGATATATTGTTATGGACGCAGCATACCTGGCTATTTTACCCGGAATGGCAATCATGCTGACAGTGTATGCTTTTAATTTAATGGCAATAGGTCTGAGTGATGCTTTTAAAGTGAAATCTCCGGGGACATTGGTGTAA
- a CDS encoding glycosyltransferase family 2 protein: MEILIVVSYLSAFLTLIYLLVVAGFIRGWHKLIPFKYKQTTGSTAVSIIVAARNEADNIHRTIEALLAQDYNKALTEIIFIDDHSTDSTAEIIRSYASSGVKLISLKEDRALNSYKKKAIQTAIGQSTGDLIITTDADCRMGTSWLKTIIAFYEEKQYKMISSPVAYDEEKSFFERAQSLEFLYLIGLGASTIGNKKPSTCNGANLAYEKAAFYEVGGFQGIDDLASGDDELLLHKIAARYDNRIGFLRSADAVVYTHAKPNLGEFLQQRKRWASKSTRYKNKSIIVLGVFIWFFNVSILLNLLVGLFFIGFLKIALIQLLLKIIVEFIFLLDVTKFAKRRSLMALLPVLNVLHILYIIYIGIAGNSGKYNWKGRMVK; encoded by the coding sequence TTGGAAATCTTAATCGTCGTTAGTTATCTATCTGCATTTTTAACCCTTATATATCTCCTTGTTGTTGCCGGATTTATCAGAGGCTGGCATAAATTGATACCATTTAAGTATAAGCAGACTACAGGTTCAACAGCTGTATCTATTATTGTTGCAGCCCGTAATGAGGCTGATAATATCCACAGGACTATTGAAGCACTGCTTGCACAGGATTATAATAAAGCATTGACGGAAATCATATTTATTGATGATCACTCTACAGATAGTACTGCTGAAATTATCAGATCATATGCCTCATCAGGTGTAAAGCTGATCTCTCTGAAAGAAGACCGGGCTTTAAATTCGTATAAGAAAAAAGCTATACAGACTGCAATTGGACAATCCACTGGTGATCTGATCATTACTACCGATGCGGATTGCCGTATGGGTACCAGCTGGCTTAAAACGATTATCGCTTTTTATGAAGAGAAGCAATATAAAATGATCTCATCGCCTGTGGCCTATGATGAAGAGAAAAGTTTCTTTGAAAGAGCTCAGTCACTGGAATTCCTTTATCTGATTGGTTTGGGTGCTTCCACAATCGGGAATAAAAAACCTTCTACCTGTAATGGTGCTAACTTAGCTTATGAAAAGGCCGCTTTTTATGAGGTTGGTGGTTTTCAGGGTATAGATGACCTGGCTTCAGGAGATGATGAGTTATTACTGCATAAAATTGCAGCCCGTTATGACAATCGTATTGGTTTTCTGAGAAGTGCTGATGCCGTGGTATATACTCATGCCAAACCTAATCTGGGAGAGTTTCTGCAGCAGCGTAAACGCTGGGCTTCAAAAAGTACACGTTATAAAAATAAATCTATAATTGTGCTGGGTGTATTTATCTGGTTCTTCAACGTAAGTATTTTGTTGAATCTGCTGGTCGGACTATTTTTTATCGGCTTCCTTAAGATCGCCCTCATTCAGTTACTTTTAAAAATAATTGTAGAATTTATATTCCTGCTGGATGTGACGAAATTTGCGAAAAGAAGAAGCCTGATGGCTTTACTTCCGGTGCTTAATGTACTCCATATTCTTTATATCATTTATATTGGTATTGCAGGTAACTCAGGTAAGTATAACTGGAAAGGCAGAATGGTTAAATAA
- the ruvC gene encoding crossover junction endodeoxyribonuclease RuvC — MLAEKKERVIMGIDPGTAVMGYGVILEKGSKIELIAMGVVKMGHLDDHFLKLQRIFAKTVALVEQYKPDVMALEAPFYGKNIQVMLKLGRAQGICMAAALSRDVPITEYAPRKIKQSITGNGSAGKEQVAAMLQRLLNFKETPEFLDATDGLAVAVCHSFQRVSTTGSGKSYSGWDAFAKDNQKRVK, encoded by the coding sequence ATGTTGGCTGAAAAAAAGGAGAGGGTAATCATGGGCATCGACCCTGGAACTGCGGTGATGGGTTATGGTGTAATTTTAGAAAAAGGGAGCAAGATAGAACTGATTGCTATGGGTGTGGTAAAGATGGGCCATCTGGATGATCATTTTTTAAAACTACAACGTATTTTTGCTAAGACTGTTGCCCTGGTTGAACAATACAAACCAGATGTCATGGCACTGGAAGCACCATTTTACGGAAAGAATATACAGGTGATGCTGAAATTGGGCAGAGCCCAGGGAATCTGCATGGCAGCTGCCCTATCGAGAGATGTTCCGATTACAGAATATGCCCCGCGAAAAATCAAACAATCTATTACAGGTAACGGAAGTGCCGGAAAAGAACAGGTGGCTGCAATGCTGCAGAGACTGCTGAATTTTAAAGAGACTCCTGAGTTTTTAGATGCAACAGATGGATTGGCTGTTGCAGTCTGTCACTCCTTTCAGCGGGTATCCACAACTGGCAGCGGAAAATCTTATTCAGGATGGGATGCATTTGCAAAAGACAATCAGAAAAGAGTGAAATAA
- a CDS encoding FkbM family methyltransferase — protein sequence MDNNISKLTLLNPGKLRTLLSLGFKGYLAENGWFKARETKSSVDQHGNPIPWVTYSFIDFIKDRISNQHDIFEFGCGNSTLFYAKNARSVTAVEHDKAWYERNANIKIPNVKMIYCELVRGGAYSKSAVTTNKKFNIIIVDGRDRVNCCKESVNSLTEDGVIVLDNSERPDYAEAFTFLKEKGFKHLPFSGMSPGVTTSNCTSVFYKSNNCLGI from the coding sequence TTGGATAATAATATATCAAAACTAACCTTATTAAACCCCGGTAAACTACGTACCTTATTATCGCTGGGTTTTAAAGGATATTTAGCAGAAAATGGCTGGTTTAAGGCTCGTGAAACAAAATCATCTGTAGATCAGCATGGCAATCCTATTCCATGGGTGACTTATTCTTTTATAGATTTCATCAAAGACAGGATCAGTAATCAGCATGACATTTTTGAATTTGGCTGCGGAAACTCAACGCTGTTCTATGCAAAAAATGCCCGGTCAGTAACTGCTGTGGAGCATGATAAAGCATGGTATGAAAGAAATGCCAATATCAAAATACCTAATGTAAAAATGATTTATTGCGAGCTGGTACGTGGCGGAGCCTATTCAAAAAGTGCCGTTACCACAAACAAAAAATTTAATATCATTATTGTAGATGGCAGGGATCGTGTAAATTGCTGTAAGGAGTCTGTGAATTCCCTGACTGAGGATGGCGTTATCGTACTGGATAACTCAGAACGTCCGGATTATGCCGAAGCTTTCACTTTTCTGAAAGAAAAAGGTTTTAAGCATCTGCCTTTTTCAGGAATGAGTCCCGGAGTAACAACTTCAAATTGCACCTCTGTATTTTACAAAAGCAATAACTGTTTAGGGATATAA
- a CDS encoding 5'-nucleotidase, lipoprotein e(P4) family, whose protein sequence is MTKFFFPVVLALILPFGLIAQTNPTAEAAKDYTIAVAWQQHSGEYRALSFQAYNFAKLSLQERLKGADTTKPSCVVVDIDETVLDNSPFQGHEIQKGLSYAAKDWSEWTGKAAADTVPGALGFLKYAQSQQVETFYITNRDQADYKATLTNLQRLGFPYADDAHLMVKQGTSDKEARRQKVLGQYNILLLCGDNLSDFSNVFYREGKNTKEEVDKAQQEFGNHFIVLPNPMYGDWEKLLYKGGHLSETERSKQRIEGLKSY, encoded by the coding sequence ATGACAAAATTCTTTTTTCCGGTCGTATTGGCGCTTATACTTCCTTTCGGTCTGATTGCACAAACCAACCCGACTGCTGAAGCAGCCAAAGATTATACCATTGCCGTGGCATGGCAGCAGCATTCCGGAGAGTACAGGGCGCTGTCTTTTCAGGCTTATAACTTCGCTAAACTCTCTTTGCAGGAACGTTTAAAAGGCGCTGATACAACAAAACCGAGTTGTGTAGTAGTTGATATCGATGAAACAGTTTTAGACAATTCACCGTTTCAGGGACATGAAATACAGAAAGGTCTAAGTTATGCAGCTAAAGACTGGTCGGAATGGACTGGTAAAGCAGCAGCTGATACTGTACCTGGTGCTCTGGGCTTTCTGAAATATGCACAATCACAACAGGTAGAGACTTTTTATATCACTAACCGCGATCAGGCAGATTATAAAGCAACATTAACCAATTTACAGCGTTTAGGATTTCCTTATGCTGATGACGCTCATTTAATGGTTAAACAGGGTACTTCTGATAAGGAAGCACGCAGACAAAAGGTACTGGGTCAGTATAATATCCTGCTGCTTTGCGGCGATAACCTCAGTGACTTTTCCAATGTCTTTTACAGAGAAGGAAAAAACACAAAGGAAGAAGTGGATAAAGCGCAGCAAGAATTTGGCAATCACTTCATTGTACTGCCTAATCCGATGTATGGAGACTGGGAAAAACTGCTTTATAAAGGCGGACATCTGAGTGAAACTGAAAGATCAAAACAACGAATTGAGGGGTTGAAAAGCTATTAA
- the atpG gene encoding ATP synthase F1 subunit gamma, with product MANLKEVRIRISSVQSTQQITKAMKMVSAAKLKRATNAIIQLRPYATKLKEILGNLSANLEGSSSPYIEEREPNKVLIVVVSSNRGLAGAFNMNVIKATNNLIAEKYSEQYKNGNVSIVAIGKKSQDFYEKRGYNVIGNNNEVYAALTFENVTKITDTIMAGFKNGEYDKVELVYNRFKNAAVQIVTTEQLLPLPQNEKTEETSQHQVDYILEPSKEEIVKELIPKSIKIQLFKAVLDSHASEHGARMTSMDKATENAGDLLKALKLSYNQARQAAITTELTEIVSGAAALNG from the coding sequence ATGGCTAATTTAAAAGAAGTAAGAATTCGTATATCATCAGTGCAGTCTACACAGCAGATCACCAAAGCCATGAAAATGGTTTCGGCAGCTAAGCTGAAGCGTGCAACTAATGCTATTATACAGTTACGTCCGTATGCTACGAAGCTAAAAGAGATCTTAGGGAATCTTTCTGCCAACCTGGAAGGATCTTCATCACCATATATTGAAGAACGCGAGCCTAACAAGGTGTTAATTGTGGTGGTATCTTCAAACCGTGGTTTAGCTGGTGCATTCAATATGAATGTAATTAAGGCAACAAATAACCTGATTGCTGAGAAATACAGTGAGCAGTATAAAAATGGTAATGTAAGTATCGTAGCTATCGGTAAAAAATCTCAGGACTTTTACGAGAAGAGAGGTTACAACGTTATTGGAAACAATAATGAAGTTTATGCTGCATTGACATTTGAAAACGTAACTAAAATTACTGACACTATCATGGCCGGATTTAAAAACGGTGAATATGACAAAGTGGAATTAGTTTATAACCGTTTTAAGAATGCTGCTGTACAGATTGTAACTACAGAGCAGTTATTGCCTTTACCACAAAACGAAAAAACTGAAGAAACCAGTCAGCATCAGGTAGATTATATTCTTGAGCCTTCAAAAGAGGAAATTGTAAAAGAATTAATTCCTAAGTCGATCAAGATTCAGTTATTCAAAGCAGTATTGGATTCTCATGCTTCAGAACACGGAGCAAGGATGACTTCAATGGATAAAGCAACAGAAAATGCGGGCGACCTGCTGAAAGCTTTAAAACTTTCATACAACCAGGCACGTCAGGCTGCAATTACTACAGAGCTTACAGAGATTGTAAGTGGTGCTGCAGCACTGAACGGATAA
- the atpA gene encoding F0F1 ATP synthase subunit alpha: MVEVRPDEVSAIIRQQLSGFKSEAELEEVGTVLQVGDGIARVYGLTKVQSGELVEFENGLQGIVLNLEEDNVGVVLLGPSSTIKEGDTIKRTKKIASIKVGEGMLGRVVNTLGEPIDGKGPIIGQTYEMPIERKAPGVIYRQPVNEPLQTGIKAIDAMIPIGRGQRELVIGDRQTGKSAVCIDTIINQKEFYEAGNPVLCIYVACGQKASTVANVVRTLEENGAMAYTVVVSASAADPAPLQFYAPFSGAAIGEYFRDTGRPALIVYDDLSKQAVAYREVSLLLRRPPGREAYPGDVFYLHSRLLERAAKINSNDEIAQAMNDLPESLKGIVKGGGSLTALPIIETQAGDVSAYIPTNVISITDGQIFLESNLFNAGVRPAINVGISVSRVGGNAQIKSMKKVAGTLKLDQAQYRELEAFSKFGSDLDAATKSVLDKGSRNVEILKQGQFSPMTVEKQVAIIYIGTKNLMRSVPVNKIRAFEAEYLQQLELRHPQTLAALKAGKLDDAITSVLETVAKELAGKY, from the coding sequence ATGGTAGAGGTAAGACCAGACGAAGTATCGGCAATTATCAGGCAACAATTGTCGGGCTTTAAATCAGAAGCCGAACTTGAAGAAGTTGGTACCGTATTACAAGTGGGTGATGGTATTGCTCGTGTTTATGGTTTGACTAAAGTTCAATCAGGCGAGCTAGTTGAATTTGAAAACGGCTTGCAGGGTATTGTTTTAAACCTTGAAGAAGATAATGTTGGTGTGGTTTTATTAGGCCCGTCAAGCACTATCAAAGAAGGCGATACAATTAAACGTACTAAAAAAATTGCCTCTATTAAAGTTGGTGAAGGTATGTTAGGCCGTGTAGTAAATACATTAGGTGAACCTATCGACGGTAAGGGACCAATCATTGGTCAGACTTACGAGATGCCAATCGAACGTAAAGCTCCTGGAGTAATCTATCGTCAGCCGGTTAATGAGCCTCTTCAGACAGGTATCAAAGCTATTGATGCAATGATTCCGATCGGTCGTGGTCAGCGTGAGCTGGTTATTGGTGATCGTCAGACAGGTAAGAGTGCTGTTTGTATTGATACTATCATCAATCAGAAAGAATTTTATGAAGCAGGTAACCCTGTTTTATGTATATATGTTGCTTGTGGTCAGAAAGCAAGTACTGTAGCAAACGTTGTTCGTACTCTTGAAGAGAACGGTGCAATGGCTTACACAGTAGTAGTTTCTGCTTCAGCTGCTGATCCTGCTCCATTGCAGTTTTACGCTCCATTCTCTGGTGCGGCAATTGGTGAATACTTCCGTGATACAGGTCGTCCTGCATTAATCGTTTATGATGATTTATCTAAACAGGCAGTTGCTTACCGTGAGGTTTCTCTGTTACTTCGTCGTCCACCGGGACGTGAGGCTTATCCTGGAGACGTGTTTTATCTGCACAGTCGTTTATTAGAGCGTGCTGCTAAAATCAACTCTAACGATGAGATCGCACAGGCAATGAACGATTTACCAGAATCTCTGAAAGGTATCGTTAAAGGTGGTGGTTCATTAACTGCATTACCTATTATCGAAACTCAGGCTGGTGACGTTTCTGCTTATATCCCAACCAACGTAATCTCGATTACTGACGGTCAGATCTTCTTAGAGTCTAATCTGTTTAACGCAGGTGTACGTCCGGCGATCAACGTGGGTATCTCAGTATCACGTGTAGGTGGTAACGCACAGATTAAATCAATGAAAAAGGTAGCTGGTACTTTGAAATTAGACCAGGCTCAATACCGTGAATTAGAGGCTTTCTCTAAATTCGGATCTGATTTAGATGCTGCAACCAAATCTGTACTGGATAAAGGTTCAAGAAACGTTGAGATATTAAAGCAAGGTCAGTTCTCTCCAATGACTGTAGAGAAACAGGTTGCAATCATTTATATTGGTACTAAAAACCTGATGCGTTCAGTTCCTGTAAATAAAATCAGAGCGTTTGAAGCTGAATATTTACAACAACTGGAATTACGTCACCCACAAACTTTAGCTGCTTTGAAAGCTGGTAAACTGGATGATGCAATTACATCTGTATTGGAAACTGTAGCTAAAGAATTAGCAGGTAAATACTAA
- the atpH gene encoding ATP synthase F1 subunit delta, whose product MSENKAASRYAKSLIDLSAEQNALEEMKNDMVQIEQVIDQNSVLEAILQNPVIPLDKKQSILEGIFGKSVHAITSSYLKLLVSKGRAAILFDTTKAFIRQYNTLKGIVTAEVLSAIALTDANKAEIINVVKKETGANQVNIEEKISDKLIGGFILKVGDKQFDASIAGSLNKLKKELAQGVV is encoded by the coding sequence ATGTCAGAAAATAAAGCAGCATCAAGATACGCTAAATCATTAATTGATCTTTCTGCAGAGCAAAACGCTTTGGAAGAGATGAAAAATGATATGGTGCAAATTGAGCAGGTTATTGATCAAAACAGTGTGTTAGAGGCTATTCTTCAAAACCCTGTTATTCCTCTGGATAAAAAACAGTCGATTTTGGAAGGGATTTTTGGTAAAAGCGTTCACGCCATTACCAGTTCTTATCTGAAACTGCTTGTCAGTAAAGGTCGTGCTGCTATTTTATTTGATACTACCAAAGCATTCATCAGACAATATAATACCTTGAAAGGTATTGTAACTGCCGAAGTATTATCAGCAATAGCATTGACCGATGCGAATAAAGCAGAGATTATCAATGTAGTTAAAAAAGAAACAGGCGCAAACCAGGTAAACATTGAGGAAAAAATCAGCGATAAATTAATCGGCGGTTTCATCCTTAAGGTAGGCGACAAACAATTTGATGCCAGTATCGCTGGTAGTCTGAATAAACTAAAAAAGGAATTGGCCCAGGGCGTGGTTTAG
- the atpF gene encoding F0F1 ATP synthase subunit B — MELLVPEIGLVVFQTIAFLLLMFVLAKFAWKPVLAAIKEREHNIDEALNKAELAKQEMVRLAAQNEESMKEARAERDLMLKEAKTLKDSIVNDAKHQAQVEGAKLIEKARIEIENQKKAALAELKDQVSSLSIDIAERVLRNQLADKAKQQDFVADLLKDIELN; from the coding sequence ATGGAATTATTAGTACCGGAAATTGGTTTAGTTGTTTTTCAGACAATAGCATTTCTATTGTTGATGTTTGTTTTAGCCAAATTTGCATGGAAACCTGTATTAGCGGCTATTAAAGAGCGTGAGCATAATATCGATGAGGCTTTAAACAAAGCTGAATTAGCGAAACAGGAAATGGTACGCTTGGCTGCACAGAACGAGGAGTCTATGAAAGAAGCCCGTGCAGAAAGAGACTTAATGCTGAAAGAAGCGAAAACGTTAAAAGATTCAATCGTTAATGACGCTAAGCATCAGGCACAGGTTGAAGGAGCTAAATTAATTGAAAAAGCAAGAATTGAAATTGAAAATCAAAAGAAAGCTGCATTAGCTGAATTGAAAGATCAGGTTTCTTCATTGTCAATTGATATCGCTGAACGCGTATTACGCAATCAGTTAGCTGATAAAGCTAAACAGCAGGATTTCGTTGCTGATTTATTGAAAGATATCGAATTGAACTAA
- the atpE gene encoding ATP synthase F0 subunit C — protein sequence MTGSIAAIGAGLAAIGAGVGIGKIGSSAMEGIARQPEAASKIQTAMLIAAAFVEAVALFAVVVALIAN from the coding sequence ATTACAGGAAGTATTGCTGCAATTGGTGCTGGATTAGCTGCTATTGGTGCAGGTGTAGGTATCGGAAAAATCGGTAGTTCAGCTATGGAAGGTATTGCTCGTCAACCTGAAGCAGCCTCTAAAATTCAAACTGCGATGTTAATCGCTGCTGCATTCGTTGAAGCAGTTGCTCTTTTCGCAGTAGTTGTTGCATTAATTGCCAACTAA
- the atpB gene encoding F0F1 ATP synthase subunit A, with translation MDCSHVFDFKVNRLTLVFTLFLALFFVTPLLYAQEDTSKATATAHAEPEAEKKFNLGKFALHHIADSHSWHVIGDTFIGLPVILYTQNGLVMFNSDEFHGDDEAKLVVERAGQRFVKLHEKIYYASETANAEGEYVELDANHHAHNARPLDFSVTKNVCTLLLSVVVILLVFLNVANGYKKRKGKSPKGLQSWIEPVILFVRDDIARPNLGHKYERFMPYLLTVFFFIWFNNMLGLVPFLPGGANLTGNIAVTAVLSVITLILVVTNGNKYYWKHIFTPDVPWWLYIVLVPVEIIGVFTKPIALAIRLFANITAGHILMLSLIGLIFVFNSVYVSVVSVPFALFIGAIELLVAFIQAFIFTMLSALFIGMAIEEHH, from the coding sequence ATGGATTGTAGCCACGTTTTTGATTTTAAAGTTAATAGGTTAACCCTTGTTTTTACGCTTTTTTTAGCGTTATTCTTTGTAACACCCCTGTTATATGCACAGGAGGACACATCGAAAGCAACCGCAACCGCTCACGCCGAACCAGAGGCTGAGAAGAAGTTCAATTTAGGTAAGTTCGCCTTACACCACATTGCGGATTCGCATAGCTGGCATGTAATCGGTGATACCTTTATCGGCCTGCCTGTCATTCTGTATACACAGAATGGTTTGGTTATGTTTAATTCTGATGAGTTTCATGGAGATGATGAAGCGAAATTAGTTGTAGAACGCGCCGGTCAGCGTTTTGTTAAATTGCATGAGAAAATTTACTATGCTTCTGAAACTGCGAATGCAGAAGGAGAATATGTAGAGCTTGATGCCAATCATCATGCACATAATGCAAGACCACTGGATTTCTCCGTAACCAAGAACGTATGTACTTTATTACTTTCTGTTGTGGTGATCCTGCTGGTATTTCTTAATGTGGCCAACGGATACAAAAAGAGAAAAGGAAAATCTCCGAAAGGATTACAATCCTGGATTGAGCCGGTTATCCTTTTTGTACGTGATGACATTGCAAGACCAAATTTAGGTCACAAGTATGAGCGTTTTATGCCATACCTGTTAACTGTGTTTTTCTTTATCTGGTTCAACAATATGCTGGGTCTGGTTCCATTCCTTCCGGGAGGAGCTAACTTAACAGGAAATATTGCTGTAACTGCAGTATTGTCAGTTATTACTTTAATCCTGGTTGTAACCAATGGTAATAAGTATTACTGGAAACACATCTTTACGCCTGATGTACCATGGTGGTTATATATCGTACTGGTACCGGTGGAGATCATTGGAGTGTTTACTAAACCTATCGCTCTTGCGATACGTTTATTTGCAAACATTACTGCAGGTCACATCCTGATGTTATCACTGATCGGTCTGATCTTCGTATTCAACTCTGTTTATGTTTCCGTAGTATCGGTTCCGTTTGCATTGTTCATCGGAGCAATCGAATTGCTGGTTGCATTTATTCAGGCATTTATTTTTACCATGTTATCTGCGCTGTTCATTGGAATGGCGATAGAAGAACACCACTAA
- a CDS encoding AtpZ/AtpI family protein, translating into MIEPQKNKKATNFIRYTGIGFQMLATIGVFAFAGYKIDGYRNSEKLIFTALLGLLGVIVSLYQIIRQLNNRD; encoded by the coding sequence ATGATTGAACCGCAGAAGAATAAAAAAGCAACAAACTTTATCCGGTATACCGGGATTGGTTTTCAGATGCTGGCCACTATTGGTGTGTTTGCCTTTGCCGGATATAAGATTGATGGCTACAGGAACAGTGAAAAGCTGATCTTTACGGCATTGCTTGGCCTTTTGGGCGTGATTGTTTCGCTTTATCAGATCATCAGACAGCTGAATAACAGGGACTAA